Proteins from one Halovivax limisalsi genomic window:
- a CDS encoding rhomboid family intramembrane serine protease has protein sequence MATCDVCGASVSMPYNCRHCGGTHCSEHRLPENHDCSGLQNWNDPGGVFDSGFDESVNGSSASTTDRIMAKLPIDTGPGGPLAYFRGNVTYTILLFMWVTFLAQWLTIFLAGPAIHRMLFVLTPQHPEYVWTWITSIFSHDPSNIFHLVFNSIVIFFFGPLLSRYLSDKQYWALFLGAGALAGLSQIALQILTPGPASGVLGASGAALAILGVITILHPNLKVYFMFFIPMPLWVLTVGFAVLSLGLVGFNLSGLGGIAHGAHLVGLLVGFAVGEYVKRTQTIRGPNQFQLGPGGPGGPGGPGGPGGGRGPF, from the coding sequence ATGGCGACGTGTGACGTGTGTGGGGCGTCGGTCAGTATGCCGTACAACTGCCGACACTGCGGCGGAACCCACTGCTCCGAGCACCGGCTGCCGGAAAATCACGATTGCTCCGGGCTGCAGAACTGGAACGATCCGGGCGGCGTCTTCGACAGCGGGTTCGACGAATCGGTGAACGGGTCGTCGGCGTCGACGACCGACCGTATCATGGCGAAGCTACCGATCGATACGGGGCCCGGGGGCCCGCTCGCGTACTTCCGCGGCAACGTGACCTACACGATCCTGCTGTTCATGTGGGTGACGTTTCTCGCGCAGTGGCTCACGATCTTTCTGGCTGGGCCGGCGATCCACCGAATGCTGTTCGTCCTTACGCCACAGCATCCGGAGTACGTCTGGACGTGGATCACCTCCATCTTCTCCCACGATCCGTCCAATATATTTCACCTCGTTTTCAATAGCATCGTGATATTCTTCTTCGGGCCGCTGCTGTCGCGGTATCTCAGCGACAAGCAGTACTGGGCACTCTTCCTGGGTGCGGGAGCACTCGCCGGGCTGTCCCAGATAGCGCTTCAGATCCTCACACCCGGTCCGGCCTCGGGCGTGCTCGGCGCCTCCGGTGCGGCACTGGCGATTCTGGGCGTGATTACGATTCTGCACCCGAACCTGAAAGTCTACTTTATGTTCTTCATCCCGATGCCGCTGTGGGTGCTGACGGTCGGCTTCGCGGTGCTGAGCCTGGGACTCGTCGGGTTCAATCTCTCGGGTCTCGGCGGGATCGCACACGGGGCCCATCTGGTCGGCCTGCTCGTCGGCTTCGCCGTCGGCGAGTACGTAAAGCGCACGCAAACGATCCGCGGGCCGAACCAGTTCCAGCTGGGCCCGGGCGGTCCCGGCGGCCCGGGTGGACCGGGTGGACCCGGCGGCGGGCGCGGCCCGTTCTGA
- a CDS encoding glycerate kinase type-2 family protein encodes MFENRDRHARTPAHEVALDCLEAGIAAARPARLVSEAVTAEAETLRVGDSTYDLSRFDRLLLLGGGKAADGLARALADALGDRIDGGSIVTTPKPEDGLDSPATVDVADGTHPVPSEANVAATRRILSLAREAGERTLVVAIVTGGGSALLAAPARDLELSDLERTTSALLESGASIDELNAVRKHLSAIKGGRLALAAAPATVCTLAISDVVGDDPGVIASGPTVPDPTTYADALAVLGRYGLRDRVPDAVVDHLESGAAGNQAETPTETDLDFDATDWHCLANGRTAIEAAREAARDADYRPLVISSAIEGAAAEAGRFHAAVASECAVRGEPIDPPAVLLSGGEVTVSVDGDGTGGPAQELALAAAIDLAEADIDAVLASVDTDGVDGPTDAAGAIVDKTTLADRIPDARDALDRHDAATMLDAESALVRTGPTGTNVNDLRVVVIDD; translated from the coding sequence ATGTTCGAAAACCGCGATCGCCACGCCCGAACGCCAGCCCACGAGGTCGCCCTCGATTGCCTCGAGGCCGGCATCGCCGCCGCCCGACCGGCGCGACTCGTCTCCGAGGCCGTGACGGCCGAGGCCGAGACGCTGCGCGTCGGCGACTCGACGTACGACCTGTCTCGCTTCGACCGCCTGCTCCTCCTCGGCGGCGGCAAGGCCGCCGACGGCCTCGCCCGCGCGCTCGCGGACGCTCTGGGCGATCGGATCGACGGCGGCTCGATCGTGACGACGCCGAAACCGGAGGACGGGCTCGATTCGCCCGCCACCGTCGACGTCGCCGACGGCACGCACCCGGTACCGAGCGAGGCCAACGTCGCGGCCACGCGACGGATCCTGTCGCTGGCGCGCGAGGCCGGCGAGCGGACGCTCGTCGTCGCGATCGTCACCGGGGGCGGGAGCGCGTTGCTCGCGGCGCCGGCGCGCGATCTCGAGCTGTCCGATCTCGAACGAACCACGTCCGCGCTTCTGGAGTCCGGCGCGTCGATCGACGAACTCAACGCCGTTCGCAAGCACCTCTCCGCGATCAAGGGTGGCCGACTCGCGCTTGCGGCCGCCCCGGCGACGGTCTGCACGCTCGCGATCAGCGACGTGGTCGGCGACGATCCGGGCGTGATCGCCAGCGGCCCGACGGTGCCCGACCCGACAACCTACGCGGACGCGCTGGCCGTCCTCGGTCGGTACGGCCTGCGCGACCGGGTGCCCGACGCGGTCGTCGACCACCTCGAGAGCGGCGCGGCCGGTAACCAGGCGGAAACCCCGACAGAAACGGATCTCGATTTCGACGCGACCGACTGGCACTGCCTGGCGAACGGTCGGACGGCGATCGAGGCCGCTCGCGAGGCGGCTCGCGACGCGGACTATCGACCGCTCGTCATCTCGAGTGCGATCGAGGGAGCTGCCGCCGAGGCCGGACGGTTCCACGCCGCCGTCGCATCAGAGTGCGCCGTTCGTGGCGAGCCGATCGACCCACCCGCCGTCCTGCTCTCGGGGGGCGAGGTCACGGTGTCGGTCGACGGCGACGGCACCGGCGGGCCGGCCCAGGAACTCGCGCTGGCCGCGGCGATCGACCTGGCCGAGGCAGACATCGACGCCGTCCTCGCGAGCGTCGACACCGACGGCGTCGACGGCCCGACGGACGCCGCCGGAGCGATCGTCGACAAGACGACGCTCGCGGATCGGATCCCCGACGCGCGAGACGCACTCGACCGACACGATGCGGCGACGATGCTCGATGCCGAATCCGCGCTGGTACGAACCGGCCCGACGGGGACGAACGTCAACGACCTGCGCGTCGTCGTGATCGACGACTGA
- a CDS encoding ArsA family ATPase, producing MSGLDVEPAEGDERADNEIEVTPTESVDDRDVDSGDGAGSADGTQRIDVSVDDGEGVDGPSYVLYGGKGGVGKTTMAAATAISSARDGVRTLVVSTDPAHSLSDALETDVPSSPERLREDVPLYGVEIDPEAAMEAGETAFGGPGDPFGDAGMDAQGAGEGANDGTGDGPFGAGGAGPFGDAGGGGPSASADGGPFGDEGGPFGGLAAAMEGENPMAGLLGGTMPGADEAAAVQLLLEYLDDDRFDRVVVDTAPTGHTLRLLELPELLDSMVGKVLTVRQRIGNMIDGIKGMFGGESGQDGLDVEELRALSDRIERLREALQDPSRTDFRIVTVPEEMSVLESKRLREQLQSAGIPVGTVVVNRVMEPLADVTDEVSGENFLSPNLDDCEFCQRRWDVQQDALAEAQDLFRGTDVRRVPLFADEVRGESMLSVVAACLRG from the coding sequence ATGAGCGGACTCGACGTCGAACCGGCCGAGGGGGACGAACGGGCCGACAACGAAATCGAGGTGACGCCGACGGAGTCGGTCGACGACCGCGACGTCGATTCAGGGGACGGCGCCGGATCGGCCGACGGAACGCAGCGGATCGACGTCTCGGTCGACGACGGCGAGGGCGTCGACGGCCCGTCGTACGTCCTCTACGGCGGGAAGGGCGGCGTCGGCAAGACGACGATGGCCGCCGCGACGGCCATCTCGAGCGCTCGCGACGGCGTTCGCACGCTCGTCGTCTCGACCGATCCGGCCCACTCGCTCTCGGACGCGCTCGAGACGGACGTCCCGAGTTCGCCCGAGCGATTGCGCGAGGACGTTCCGCTCTACGGCGTCGAGATCGACCCGGAGGCCGCGATGGAGGCCGGCGAGACCGCGTTCGGCGGCCCGGGCGACCCGTTCGGCGACGCCGGGATGGACGCCCAGGGCGCCGGCGAGGGGGCGAACGACGGGACTGGCGACGGGCCGTTCGGCGCAGGGGGAGCCGGTCCCTTTGGCGACGCAGGGGGAGGCGGACCGTCCGCCAGCGCAGACGGCGGACCGTTCGGGGACGAAGGGGGTCCCTTCGGCGGGCTCGCGGCGGCGATGGAGGGAGAGAATCCGATGGCGGGTCTGCTCGGCGGGACGATGCCCGGCGCGGACGAGGCGGCGGCCGTCCAGCTCCTGCTCGAGTACCTGGACGACGATCGCTTCGACCGCGTCGTCGTCGACACCGCGCCCACCGGTCACACCCTCCGTTTGCTCGAACTCCCCGAACTGCTCGACTCGATGGTGGGCAAGGTCCTCACGGTTCGTCAGCGGATCGGCAACATGATCGACGGGATCAAGGGGATGTTCGGCGGCGAATCCGGCCAGGATGGCCTCGACGTCGAGGAGCTCCGCGCGCTGAGCGATCGCATCGAACGCCTCCGGGAGGCGCTCCAGGATCCGTCGCGAACCGACTTCCGGATCGTCACGGTCCCCGAGGAGATGAGCGTCCTCGAGTCGAAGCGACTGCGCGAGCAACTCCAGTCGGCGGGGATACCGGTCGGGACGGTCGTCGTCAACCGCGTGATGGAGCCGCTGGCCGACGTGACCGACGAGGTGTCGGGCGAGAACTTCCTGAGCCCGAATCTCGACGACTGCGAATTTTGTCAACGGCGGTGGGACGTCCAGCAGGACGCCCTGGCCGAAGCGCAGGACCTCTTCCGGGGCACGGACGTCCGGCGCGTCCCGCTGTTCGCCGACGAGGTCCGCGGCGAGTCGATGTTGTCGGTGGTCGCGGCGTGTCTCCGGGGGTAA
- a CDS encoding SDR family oxidoreductase, which produces MTSATAADARESADSTRTGRTERSDERAGTDDRALTEERLDEDRYTRKRSVLITGCSSGIGRATALAFLDEDWTVVASARDPGDVADLAEAGCETITLDVTDSAQVTTAIERVIEETGGLDCVVNNAGFAQMGPLEDVPTEDLQSQFDVNVFGPHRLTRAALPHMRAQGEGRIINVSSINGRIAVAGSGAYAASKHALEAMSDALRVEVDPFDLDVVLIEPGPVETGFTERVEDELPAERTADYADLYEVLEDTRLLGGSGPLASAPADVADAIVHAATCSDPPARYPVGPVATYGAYARFLPDRMRDAIYGVVRKLV; this is translated from the coding sequence ATGACCAGTGCGACGGCGGCCGACGCGCGCGAGTCGGCCGACTCGACGCGAACGGGCCGGACGGAGCGATCGGACGAGCGCGCCGGAACGGACGACCGTGCGCTGACCGAGGAGCGACTCGACGAAGACCGATACACGCGAAAGCGGAGCGTCCTGATCACCGGCTGTTCGTCCGGGATCGGGCGCGCGACGGCCCTCGCCTTCCTCGACGAGGACTGGACCGTCGTCGCGTCGGCGCGCGACCCCGGCGACGTGGCCGACCTCGCCGAGGCGGGCTGCGAGACGATCACGCTCGACGTCACCGACTCGGCGCAGGTGACGACGGCGATCGAGCGCGTGATAGAGGAGACGGGCGGGCTCGATTGCGTCGTCAACAACGCGGGCTTCGCCCAGATGGGGCCGCTGGAGGACGTCCCGACCGAGGACCTGCAGTCCCAGTTCGACGTCAACGTCTTCGGCCCGCACCGCCTGACGCGGGCCGCGCTCCCGCACATGCGCGCCCAGGGCGAGGGCCGGATCATCAACGTCTCGAGCATCAACGGTCGGATCGCCGTCGCCGGGTCCGGCGCCTACGCCGCCTCGAAGCACGCGCTGGAGGCGATGAGCGACGCGCTGCGCGTCGAGGTCGACCCGTTCGATCTCGACGTCGTCCTGATCGAACCCGGCCCCGTCGAGACGGGGTTTACCGAGCGCGTCGAGGACGAACTCCCCGCCGAACGGACGGCGGACTACGCGGACCTCTACGAGGTCCTCGAGGATACACGGCTCCTCGGCGGCAGCGGTCCGCTGGCGAGCGCGCCAGCGGACGTCGCCGACGCGATCGTCCACGCCGCGACCTGTTCCGATCCGCCGGCGCGCTATCCCGTCGGACCGGTCGCGACCTACGGCGCCTACGCCCGCTTCCTGCCGGATCGAATGCGCGACGCGATCTACGGCGTCGTTCGCAAACTCGTCTGA
- a CDS encoding DUF5615 family PIN-like protein — MRLLVDVMCGRLVPYLRMCGHDTAYAGDRGLEADADVLAVADAEERTVLTRDVELASRAASSILLDARDVTGQLEALAAAGVDLTLPAAPTRCGACNGPLVPVDPADSTPEYAPDPSDESTWRCRECGQHFWRGSHWERVRRTLASLERDVNDA; from the coding sequence GTGCGACTGCTCGTCGACGTTATGTGCGGGCGGCTCGTCCCCTACCTCCGGATGTGCGGCCACGATACCGCCTACGCGGGCGATCGAGGCCTGGAAGCCGACGCGGACGTCCTCGCCGTCGCGGACGCCGAGGAGCGAACGGTCCTCACGCGCGACGTCGAACTCGCGTCTCGGGCCGCGTCGTCGATCCTGCTCGACGCCCGCGACGTGACGGGACAGCTCGAAGCGCTCGCGGCGGCCGGCGTCGACCTGACCCTTCCCGCAGCGCCGACCCGCTGTGGCGCGTGCAACGGACCGCTCGTCCCGGTCGATCCAGCTGACTCGACGCCCGAATACGCGCCTGACCCGAGCGACGAATCCACCTGGCGCTGTCGCGAGTGCGGGCAGCACTTCTGGCGGGGAAGTCACTGGGAGCGAGTTCGGCGGACGCTCGCGTCACTCGAACGGGACGTGAACGACGCGTAA
- the polX gene encoding DNA polymerase/3'-5' exonuclease PolX, whose product MTTNAELAARFEEFADLLEADDVEYKPRAYRRAAENILAHPVPIAEAVESGDEDAIDDIEGVGDAISSKIIEYVETGEIEELEELREELPVDMADLTRIEGVGPKTVGTLYRELGIETLDDLEAAAEAGAIREVKGFGAKTEQNILDNLEFARTVGQRHLVGEARPLADDVLAYLRDVEEVERATVGGSIRRWRETIGDVDVLAATEAPEAVVEALLAWDSVDDEIESGPAKASVRVGEIRVDLRVVDPAEFGAALQYFTGSKDHNVRLRNYAIERGMKLNEYGAFDVSDLAAAEDDDPTHVGGGPRAGERVAGETEEGMYAALDLPWIPPELREDRGEIDAAAAGELPDLVEVEDIRGDLHTHTEWSDGNNTIEEMVETAADRGYDYYAVADHAEGPGVVGGMGLSDAEILEQVEAIRAVDDESEIRVYAGIEANIDADGAVDLGDEVIDALDVVVASPHSALDQDPDSAGERLVRAIENPAVDILGHPSGRLLNEREGLAIDAGALGEAAAASDTALEVNANPRRLDLWGSAVQAAIDEGAPIAIDTDAHRPATLEYVRWGVHTARRGWAEPGDVVNTWERSDLEAFLH is encoded by the coding sequence ATGACGACCAACGCGGAGCTCGCCGCCCGCTTCGAGGAGTTCGCGGACCTGCTCGAGGCCGACGACGTCGAGTACAAACCCCGCGCCTATCGCCGCGCGGCCGAGAACATCCTGGCCCACCCCGTCCCCATCGCGGAGGCGGTCGAGTCGGGCGACGAGGACGCCATCGACGACATCGAGGGCGTCGGCGACGCCATTTCTTCGAAGATAATCGAGTACGTCGAGACCGGCGAGATCGAAGAACTCGAAGAGTTGCGCGAGGAGCTGCCCGTCGACATGGCCGACCTCACCCGTATCGAGGGCGTCGGCCCGAAGACGGTCGGCACGCTCTACCGCGAACTCGGCATCGAGACGCTCGACGACCTCGAGGCGGCCGCCGAGGCCGGGGCAATCCGGGAGGTCAAGGGGTTCGGCGCGAAGACCGAACAGAACATCCTCGACAACCTCGAGTTCGCGCGGACGGTCGGCCAGCGCCACCTGGTGGGCGAGGCGCGGCCGCTCGCGGACGACGTGCTCGCCTACCTCCGGGACGTCGAAGAGGTCGAGCGGGCCACCGTGGGCGGCTCCATCCGTCGCTGGCGCGAGACGATCGGCGACGTCGACGTGCTGGCCGCGACCGAGGCGCCGGAGGCCGTCGTCGAGGCCCTCCTGGCGTGGGACTCCGTCGACGACGAGATCGAGTCCGGGCCGGCGAAGGCGAGCGTCCGCGTCGGCGAGATCCGGGTCGACCTGCGCGTCGTCGACCCGGCGGAGTTCGGCGCCGCGCTGCAGTACTTCACCGGCAGCAAGGACCACAACGTCCGCCTTCGCAACTACGCGATCGAGCGCGGGATGAAGCTCAACGAGTACGGCGCATTCGACGTCTCCGACCTCGCCGCGGCCGAAGACGACGACCCCACTCACGTCGGCGGCGGGCCGCGAGCGGGCGAGCGAGTGGCGGGCGAGACGGAGGAAGGAATGTACGCCGCGCTCGACCTGCCGTGGATCCCGCCGGAACTCCGCGAGGATCGCGGCGAGATCGACGCCGCGGCGGCGGGCGAGCTCCCGGATCTCGTCGAGGTCGAGGACATCCGCGGCGACCTCCACACCCACACCGAGTGGTCAGACGGCAACAACACCATCGAGGAGATGGTCGAGACGGCCGCCGACCGGGGCTACGACTACTACGCGGTCGCCGACCACGCCGAGGGCCCCGGCGTCGTCGGCGGCATGGGCCTCTCGGACGCGGAGATCCTCGAACAGGTCGAGGCGATCCGCGCCGTCGACGACGAGTCCGAGATCCGCGTCTACGCGGGCATCGAGGCCAATATCGACGCCGACGGTGCGGTCGACCTCGGGGACGAGGTGATCGACGCCCTCGACGTCGTCGTCGCCTCGCCCCACAGCGCGCTCGACCAGGATCCGGACAGCGCGGGCGAGCGCCTCGTCCGCGCGATCGAGAACCCGGCGGTCGACATCCTCGGCCATCCCAGCGGCCGGTTGCTGAACGAACGCGAGGGGCTCGCCATCGACGCGGGTGCGCTGGGCGAGGCGGCCGCGGCCAGCGACACCGCCCTCGAAGTGAACGCGAACCCGCGCCGGCTCGACCTCTGGGGGAGCGCCGTCCAGGCGGCGATCGACGAAGGGGCACCGATCGCGATCGACACTGACGCCCACCGACCCGCGACCCTCGAATACGTCCGCTGGGGCGTCCACACGGCTCGCCGGGGCTGGGCGGAACCCGGTGACGTCGTCAACACCTGGGAGCGATCCGATCTCGAGGCCTTCCTCCACTGA
- a CDS encoding winged helix-turn-helix domain-containing protein has translation MESWSDSATARERVETIATTLSRPRTANCVADQADVKWDTAKKYLDELVDAGELLVTDSGEYLPDPTRAYFDRLRELVLTNDRESLRGELEAIADRIDRWKREYGVDSRDELEQSLAGDLDAEAIRDRRRVIRRWETSERTRETIASALSIYDDVTTLTDELPDSATLETAG, from the coding sequence ATGGAATCGTGGAGTGACTCGGCGACGGCCCGAGAACGCGTCGAGACGATCGCGACGACACTCTCGCGGCCGCGGACGGCCAACTGCGTCGCCGACCAGGCGGACGTCAAGTGGGACACTGCCAAGAAGTACCTCGACGAACTGGTCGACGCGGGCGAACTGCTCGTCACCGACTCGGGCGAGTACCTCCCCGATCCCACGCGGGCGTACTTCGACCGATTGCGAGAACTCGTGCTGACGAACGACAGGGAGTCGCTGCGCGGCGAGCTCGAGGCGATCGCCGACCGCATCGACCGCTGGAAACGGGAGTACGGCGTCGATTCGCGCGACGAACTCGAACAATCGCTCGCCGGGGATCTCGACGCCGAGGCGATCCGTGACCGGCGGCGCGTGATCCGCCGCTGGGAGACCAGCGAACGAACGCGGGAGACCATCGCCTCGGCCTTGTCTATCTACGACGACGTGACGACGCTGACCGACGAGTTGCCGGATTCGGCGACGCTCGAAACGGCCGGGTGA
- a CDS encoding pyridoxal phosphate-dependent aminotransferase, whose product MEYETPLFFHVMAYAADADRDVVDMVSGNPDWEPPEALREGLRAYADFDADRFQYPPSHGLRELREEIAARRGVDEERVVVTNGGGEANYLAMARALERDAGDEVVLTDPVYPYYPGKTTMLGGRPRYVSAGTDGQLDPDDVRSVASEDTAAIVVNTPNNPTGAVYPESTVRELVAIAEAHDAICVVDEVYDHYDLSGTFTSALSVDSDRRIVTNAFSKTFAITGFRVGYAIFPPHLVEDAKSRHMLVNVAGSRPAQYAVLQALRNTDPAYHEANRELLRERVATFTDALDRAGADYTRPDGAFYVLARFEDYPGTLENTERLIDEAGVAGMPGSAFGETCEPWLRFALVTPRLEEAAERLAAYFA is encoded by the coding sequence ATGGAGTACGAGACGCCGCTGTTCTTTCACGTGATGGCCTACGCGGCCGACGCGGACCGCGACGTGGTCGACATGGTGAGCGGGAACCCGGACTGGGAACCTCCCGAGGCGCTGCGCGAGGGGCTCCGAGCGTACGCGGACTTCGACGCCGACCGCTTTCAGTACCCGCCGAGTCACGGCCTCCGGGAGCTTCGCGAGGAGATCGCAGCCCGGCGCGGCGTCGACGAGGAACGGGTCGTGGTGACCAACGGCGGCGGGGAGGCGAACTACCTCGCGATGGCCCGCGCGTTAGAGCGCGACGCGGGCGACGAAGTCGTCCTCACCGACCCGGTCTACCCCTACTACCCCGGGAAGACGACCATGTTGGGCGGCCGGCCGCGGTACGTCTCGGCCGGCACCGACGGCCAGCTCGACCCCGACGACGTCCGCTCGGTCGCGAGCGAGGACACCGCCGCGATCGTCGTCAACACGCCCAACAACCCGACGGGGGCGGTCTACCCCGAGTCAACCGTCCGCGAACTCGTCGCCATCGCCGAAGCCCACGACGCGATCTGCGTCGTCGACGAGGTCTACGACCACTACGACCTCTCGGGCACCTTCACCAGCGCGCTCTCGGTCGACTCCGACCGCCGGATCGTCACCAACGCCTTCTCGAAGACGTTCGCCATCACCGGCTTTCGCGTCGGCTACGCGATCTTCCCGCCCCACCTCGTCGAGGACGCCAAGAGCCGACACATGCTCGTCAACGTCGCCGGCAGCCGACCTGCGCAGTACGCCGTCCTGCAGGCGCTACGGAATACGGATCCGGCCTACCACGAGGCCAATCGCGAGCTGCTCCGCGAGCGCGTCGCGACGTTCACCGACGCACTCGACCGGGCGGGTGCCGACTACACTCGCCCGGACGGCGCGTTCTACGTCCTTGCGCGCTTCGAGGACTATCCGGGGACGCTCGAGAACACCGAACGGCTGATCGACGAGGCCGGCGTCGCCGGCATGCCGGGGTCGGCGTTCGGCGAAACCTGCGAACCCTGGCTCCGGTTCGCGCTCGTGACGCCGCGGCTCGAGGAGGCCGCCGAGCGACTCGCGGCGTACTTCGCGTAG
- a CDS encoding DUF5788 family protein — protein MQPYERAQLVERVGRDGATVGADIPDRIEIQGEDIDLESFVFEIKRRETIPPGERDRVEQAKRNLRRERVERMELIEEGDITFEEGEELARAIIGIDRALNALENLGPTDLERERQAQDVADRKRWMSFLRKALGNEDDAANRRGR, from the coding sequence GTGCAACCGTACGAGCGCGCCCAGCTCGTCGAACGCGTCGGCCGCGACGGGGCGACCGTCGGCGCCGACATCCCGGATCGCATCGAGATCCAGGGCGAGGATATCGACCTCGAATCGTTCGTCTTCGAGATCAAGCGCCGGGAGACGATCCCACCGGGCGAGCGCGACCGCGTGGAGCAGGCGAAGCGAAACCTGCGCCGAGAGCGCGTCGAACGAATGGAGCTGATCGAGGAGGGAGACATCACGTTCGAGGAGGGCGAGGAGCTCGCGCGGGCGATCATCGGCATCGATCGCGCGCTCAACGCGCTCGAGAACCTCGGCCCGACCGACCTCGAACGCGAACGGCAGGCCCAGGACGTCGCCGACCGCAAGCGCTGGATGTCCTTCCTGCGGAAGGCGCTAGGTAACGAAGACGACGCGGCGAACCGTCGCGGGCGGTGA
- a CDS encoding CinA family protein, protein MNDDIDRDLPMRVADALRDAEETLAVAESCTGGLVGATLTAIPGASDYFEAGLTTYAYGAKRRHLCVSREALDEHGAVSDPVAREMARGVRDACDVTWGLSITGVAGPTGGAEDTPVGTVYVGVAYAGPWGSESSFADAERFEFDGDRAAIRAATVERSLECLLETADRVER, encoded by the coding sequence ATGAACGACGACATCGACCGCGACCTGCCGATGCGCGTCGCCGACGCGCTTCGAGACGCCGAGGAAACCCTGGCGGTGGCCGAATCCTGCACCGGCGGGCTGGTGGGCGCGACGCTGACCGCGATTCCGGGCGCGAGCGACTACTTCGAGGCCGGCTTGACGACCTACGCGTACGGCGCCAAGCGTCGCCACCTCTGCGTGAGCCGCGAGGCGCTCGACGAGCACGGGGCCGTCTCCGACCCCGTCGCGCGGGAGATGGCCCGGGGCGTCCGCGACGCCTGCGACGTCACCTGGGGGCTCTCGATCACCGGCGTCGCCGGACCGACGGGCGGGGCCGAGGATACACCGGTCGGCACCGTCTACGTCGGCGTCGCGTACGCCGGCCCGTGGGGCAGCGAGTCGTCGTTCGCCGACGCGGAGCGCTTCGAATTCGACGGCGATCGGGCGGCCATCCGCGCCGCGACGGTCGAGCGATCGCTCGAATGCCTCCTCGAGACGGCCGATCGCGTCGAGCGTTGA
- a CDS encoding endonuclease V — protein sequence MPAPRPDLAPDPSLSRDEMETMQREIARSAVFADDLDFDPSLLGDPLARATADAQAASARSTTESRPDADAAEPADPPLVAGVDQSFLLEQDRALSAIVVLQPAGSEWDVVERVHAVTPLEIPYIPGLLSFREGGAILAAIEELSVEPDLYVFDGSGRIHFRQAGIATHMGVVLDAPSIGVAKSLLCGEPVASTDGLAAGERVAIEANADVEGPDEIEGEGGESADAVNVAAADDTSTDDPDWPTIGYAVQTKQYDSPNRHVNPLIVSAGHRVSATTAADVALAFAAGYKLPEPTRLADAYADEVKEEYLR from the coding sequence ATGCCAGCGCCCCGCCCGGACCTCGCACCCGACCCGTCGCTCTCGCGTGACGAAATGGAGACCATGCAGCGCGAAATTGCCCGGAGCGCCGTCTTCGCGGACGACCTTGATTTCGATCCGTCGCTCCTCGGCGACCCGCTCGCCAGGGCGACGGCCGACGCGCAGGCGGCGTCCGCCCGTTCGACCACCGAGTCGCGGCCCGATGCCGACGCCGCCGAACCCGCGGACCCGCCGCTCGTCGCCGGCGTCGACCAGTCGTTCCTCTTAGAGCAGGATCGCGCGCTCTCCGCGATCGTCGTCCTACAACCCGCAGGCTCGGAGTGGGACGTCGTCGAGCGCGTCCACGCCGTGACCCCGCTCGAGATCCCCTACATCCCGGGATTGCTCTCCTTCCGCGAGGGCGGCGCGATTCTGGCGGCGATCGAGGAGCTCTCCGTCGAGCCGGACCTGTACGTCTTCGACGGCAGCGGACGCATCCACTTCCGGCAGGCGGGCATTGCGACGCACATGGGCGTCGTGCTCGATGCACCCAGCATCGGCGTCGCGAAGAGCCTCCTCTGCGGCGAGCCGGTGGCCTCGACCGACGGGCTCGCGGCCGGCGAGCGGGTGGCCATCGAGGCGAACGCGGACGTCGAGGGGCCCGACGAGATCGAGGGAGAAGGTGGCGAATCGGCGGACGCCGTGAACGTCGCCGCGGCCGACGATACCTCTACCGACGATCCCGACTGGCCGACGATCGGTTACGCCGTCCAGACGAAGCAGTACGACTCGCCGAATCGCCACGTGAACCCCCTGATAGTGAGCGCGGGCCATCGCGTCTCCGCGACGACGGCGGCGGACGTCGCCCTCGCGTTCGCCGCCGGGTACAAGCTTCCCGAACCGACGCGGCTGGCCGACGCGTACGCCGACGAAGTGAAAGAGGAGTATCTGCGCTGA